ACCGGCAAGGGGTTGAGGGTGTTCCCGTTCGGGGTGCAGGGCACCCAGCAGGCCCCCCCCACGACGAGCCGGTTCTCGAGCGGTTTCGCGGGGCTGGACACGATGATGAACGGGGGCTGGCTCCGGGACTCCATCACGCTGCTGCGCGGGCCCTCGGGCAGCGGGAAGACGACGCTGGCCGGCATGTACGCCAGGGCCGGGGCGGCGCGCGGAGAGCGCGTGGCCTATTACGGCTTCGAGGAGACGCAGAACATCCTCCTGCGCAACTTCGCGAGCGTCGGGCTGCCCATGGACGAGTTCGTGAAGAAGGGGAACCTGCGCATGGAGTGCAGCTACCCCGAGGCCACCAGCCCCGAGGATCTCCTGGTGGAGCTGCGCAGGAGCCTGGATGAGTTCGAGCCATCCCTCATCGTGCTCGACAGCATCTCCTCCATCGCGCACTCGACGTCCGCGAGGGGCTTCCGGCAGTTCATGGTCGGGTTCGCGTCCCTGGTCCGGGAGCACAGCCGCAGCGCGCTCCTCACCCAGACCCTGACGGCGCATCTGGACGACTCGGCGGCGCCGTTCCTCTCCACCATCCCCGACGCCATCATCGGGCTCGATTACGAGCGGCGGGAGCGGAAGCTCTCCCGCACCATCAGCGTGGTGAAGATGCGGGGCTCGGCGCACGCGGAGGACGCCTACACGATGCACATCCGTCCCGGGGGACTGACCGTGGAGGCGCCGCGAGACTCCCTGGCGGAGGAGGAGAGCCGGACCCACCGGTAGGCTCCACCCCCCATGGCCCTCCCCGCCTCCGCTGGCTCGCCCTCCGAGGCGATCCTCCACGCCACCCGGCGCTACCTGCGCGCCTACCCCTCGGCGGCGCTGTGCGTGGGCATCACGCACCGCGGGGAGCACCATGTGCAAGCCCTCCGCGGCCAGGGGACGCCGCCCGCCGCGGAGGCCCTGTACGAGCTGGGCTTCCTCACCCAGGTCTTCACCGGCAGCCTGCTCGCGTTGCTGGTGGACCGGGGCGAGGCGAGGCTCGACACGCCGCTCCAGCAGGTGCTCCCCCTGCCCCTCCTCCCGGATGAAGTGGCCGGCCGCATCACGCTCGAGCAGCTGGCGACGCATACGTCCGGCATGCCGTACGACCCGCCGAACCTGCGGAGCCCTCAGCAGAACCCGGCCGACCCCTACGGCCACTTCGGCGCGGAGCTGTTCGGGGCCTTCCTGAGGAGCTACCACCCGCCACACCCGCCGCCGCGCAAGTACGCCGAGTCCATCATCGGCATGGGCGTGCTCGGACACGTCCTCTCACGCCGCCTGAGACTCAATTATGGCCACGCCGTGAGGGATCACCTCTGCACGCCGTTGCAACTGGGTGACACCACCGCCGTCCGCCTCTCCGAGGAGCAGGAGCGGCGCCTGCTGCCCGGCCACACCGCACGGGGTGTGCCGGTGCCGGGCTGGACCTTCCCGGCGTTGCCCGGGGCGGGGGCGCTCCGCTCGACGGTGCCCGACCTGCTGCGCTTCCTCGACGCGAACCTCGGGCACCGGGAGGCCGGGCTCGGCAGGGCCCTGCGGCTCGCGCACGGCCCCCGAGCGGAGGCTCGCGGCATGCGCGTGGGGCTCGGGTGGAACGTCTCCGACGTGGGTGGAAGGCCCCTGGTGTGGCGCTCCTCGGTGACGGGCGGCTACGCGGGCTTCATCGGCTTCTCGGCGGAGGCGGACACCGGTGTGGTCATCCTGTCGGACCACGC
This window of the Archangium lipolyticum genome carries:
- the kaiC gene encoding circadian clock protein KaiC produces the protein MTTMQKVPTGVPGLDTITNGGLPRGRTTLLTGKSGAAKSILALQIASHLARSGLKTMVFTVEETPADLKDTGDGLGFTTSELIAADKLRFTDLTLPMDASTIVTGDYDIVALVHRIEAAVSEFGAQAIVLDSATALFSPKPSEDRLRHQFFELVRTFRRLELTALVTAEAPDDYGPRTTLGVEDFLCDVVLVLRNLVDDERRRRTIEVHKYRRSAHYKGEYPCTITGKGLRVFPFGVQGTQQAPPTTSRFSSGFAGLDTMMNGGWLRDSITLLRGPSGSGKTTLAGMYARAGAARGERVAYYGFEETQNILLRNFASVGLPMDEFVKKGNLRMECSYPEATSPEDLLVELRRSLDEFEPSLIVLDSISSIAHSTSARGFRQFMVGFASLVREHSRSALLTQTLTAHLDDSAAPFLSTIPDAIIGLDYERRERKLSRTISVVKMRGSAHAEDAYTMHIRPGGLTVEAPRDSLAEEESRTHR
- a CDS encoding serine hydrolase domain-containing protein; translated protein: MALPASAGSPSEAILHATRRYLRAYPSAALCVGITHRGEHHVQALRGQGTPPAAEALYELGFLTQVFTGSLLALLVDRGEARLDTPLQQVLPLPLLPDEVAGRITLEQLATHTSGMPYDPPNLRSPQQNPADPYGHFGAELFGAFLRSYHPPHPPPRKYAESIIGMGVLGHVLSRRLRLNYGHAVRDHLCTPLQLGDTTAVRLSEEQERRLLPGHTARGVPVPGWTFPALPGAGALRSTVPDLLRFLDANLGHREAGLGRALRLAHGPRAEARGMRVGLGWNVSDVGGRPLVWRSSVTGGYAGFIGFSAEADTGVVILSDHAWSFLASLRKRVPVEEPGFTLLKKYLR